One Methylobacterium oryzae DNA window includes the following coding sequences:
- the rnr gene encoding ribonuclease R, with the protein MARRTTAPAAEPAAPQPFPTREQILAFVAESKERVGKREIAKAFGIKGAAKIDLKRVLKEIEEDGALDRGRGGLAPAGHLPPVVLADIRSRDRHGDFLAVPVEWTGTGKPPAIVLTQPRGPRKGNRPAPGIGDRALIRVERDAEGGYTGRVVKVIGKNKAEIIGVYRAGAQGGRIVPVEKRSQGREILIPPGEEGQARDGDLVSVSLERETRFGLPKGRVRERLGSLGSEKAVSLIALHLHNIPHVFADATLAEADSAKPATLKGREDWRDRPLVTIDPPDAKDHDDAVMAEADPDPANPGGFVLTVAIADVAAYVRPGSSLDREALERGNSVYFPDRVVPMLPERISNDLCSLREGEDRPALAVRMVIAADGEKRRHGFHRVMMRSRAKLAYAQAQAAIDGQPDDATGPLLETALRPLWAAYAALRAARDRRGPLALDLPERKVVLSPEGAVDRVIVPERLDAHRLIEEFMIQANVAAAETLEQARQPLIYRVHDEPALERMRALGEVLASVGIKLPKEGALRPALFNRILATAAETEHGVFLNEVILRSQAQAVYAPENLGHFGLNLRRYAHFTSPIRRYADLIVHRALITACRLGSDGLASDISLGELAQIGEQISAAERRAMAAERETIDRLIAHHLADQVGATFAGQIAGVTRAGLFIKLDETGADGFVPVSQLGADYFRHEEGRHALVGERTGETFRLGDRVEVRLVEAAPVAGALRFELLSEGRTRSGARSAGSGKKSGGRPFKAAPPGRPAGIRNTGSRHRGSRR; encoded by the coding sequence TTGGCACGACGCACCACCGCCCCGGCGGCCGAGCCCGCCGCTCCGCAGCCCTTCCCCACCCGTGAGCAGATCCTCGCCTTCGTGGCCGAGTCGAAGGAGCGCGTCGGCAAGCGGGAGATCGCCAAGGCCTTCGGCATCAAGGGGGCCGCCAAGATCGACCTGAAGCGCGTCCTCAAGGAGATCGAGGAGGACGGCGCCCTCGACCGCGGCCGCGGCGGCCTCGCCCCGGCGGGTCACCTGCCGCCGGTCGTGCTGGCCGACATCCGCTCCCGCGACCGTCACGGCGATTTCCTGGCGGTCCCGGTGGAGTGGACCGGCACCGGCAAGCCGCCCGCCATCGTGCTGACGCAGCCCCGCGGCCCCCGGAAGGGCAACCGCCCGGCCCCGGGCATCGGCGACCGCGCCCTGATCCGGGTCGAGCGCGACGCGGAGGGCGGCTACACCGGCCGGGTCGTCAAGGTCATCGGGAAGAACAAGGCCGAGATCATCGGTGTCTACCGGGCCGGCGCGCAGGGCGGCCGGATCGTGCCCGTCGAGAAGCGCTCGCAGGGCCGCGAGATCCTGATCCCGCCCGGCGAGGAGGGGCAGGCCCGCGACGGCGACCTCGTCAGCGTCTCGCTGGAGCGCGAGACCCGGTTCGGCCTGCCGAAGGGGCGTGTGCGGGAGCGGCTCGGCTCGCTCGGTTCCGAGAAGGCGGTGAGCCTGATCGCCCTGCACCTCCACAACATCCCGCACGTCTTCGCCGACGCGACGCTGGCGGAGGCGGATTCCGCCAAGCCCGCCACCCTGAAGGGCCGCGAGGACTGGCGCGACCGGCCGCTCGTGACCATCGACCCGCCGGACGCCAAGGACCACGACGACGCCGTCATGGCCGAGGCCGATCCCGACCCGGCCAATCCCGGCGGCTTCGTCCTCACCGTCGCCATCGCGGACGTGGCCGCCTATGTCCGGCCGGGCTCCAGCCTCGACCGGGAGGCGCTGGAGCGGGGCAACTCGGTCTACTTCCCCGACCGGGTCGTGCCGATGCTGCCCGAGCGGATCTCGAACGACCTCTGCTCGCTCCGCGAGGGCGAGGACCGGCCGGCGCTGGCGGTGCGGATGGTCATCGCCGCCGACGGCGAGAAGCGCCGCCACGGGTTCCACCGGGTGATGATGCGCTCCCGCGCCAAGCTCGCCTACGCGCAGGCGCAGGCCGCCATCGACGGGCAGCCGGACGACGCGACCGGGCCGCTGCTGGAGACGGCGCTCCGCCCCCTCTGGGCGGCCTACGCGGCCCTGCGCGCGGCCCGCGACCGCCGCGGGCCCCTGGCCCTCGACCTGCCCGAGCGCAAGGTCGTCCTGAGCCCCGAGGGCGCGGTCGACCGGGTGATCGTGCCGGAGCGCCTCGACGCCCACCGGCTGATCGAGGAGTTCATGATCCAGGCGAACGTCGCCGCCGCGGAGACGCTGGAGCAGGCGCGCCAGCCCCTGATCTACCGCGTCCACGACGAGCCCGCCCTGGAGAGGATGCGGGCGCTCGGCGAGGTCCTGGCCTCGGTCGGCATCAAGCTGCCCAAGGAGGGGGCGCTGCGCCCCGCCCTGTTCAACCGGATCCTCGCCACGGCGGCCGAGACGGAGCACGGGGTCTTCCTCAACGAGGTGATCCTGCGCAGCCAGGCCCAGGCCGTCTACGCGCCCGAGAATCTCGGGCATTTCGGCCTGAACCTGCGCCGCTACGCGCACTTCACCTCGCCGATCCGGCGCTACGCCGACCTGATCGTGCACCGCGCGCTGATCACCGCCTGCCGGCTCGGCTCGGACGGGCTCGCGAGCGACATCTCCCTCGGCGAGCTGGCGCAGATCGGCGAGCAGATCTCGGCGGCCGAGCGCCGCGCCATGGCGGCCGAGCGCGAGACGATCGACCGCCTCATCGCCCACCACCTCGCCGACCAGGTCGGCGCGACCTTCGCGGGCCAGATCGCCGGCGTCACCCGGGCCGGCCTGTTCATCAAGCTCGACGAGACCGGCGCGGACGGCTTCGTGCCGGTCTCGCAGCTCGGCGCCGATTATTTCCGCCACGAGGAGGGCCGCCACGCCCTGGTCGGCGAGCGCACCGGAGAGACGTTCCGCCTCGGGGACAGGGTCGAGGTGCGGCTCGTGGAGGCCGCGCCGGTGGCCGGGGCGCTGCGCTTCGAGCTGCTCAGCGAGGGCCGGACCCGCTCCGGCGCCCGGTCCGCCGGGTCGGGGAAGAAGTCCGGCGGGCGGCCCTTCAAGGCCGCGCCGCCCGGTCGCCCCGCCGGCATCCGCAACACCGGGTCGCGCCACCGCGGCTCGCGCCGCTGA
- a CDS encoding DUF983 domain-containing protein: MAADAIPERTRLIPAMARGFVGRCPHCGQGRIFGRFLKVRPECDVCGLELHHHRADDLPPYVVIFIVAHIVGYLILETESAYDVPLWVEMGVWPVFTLVFALALLQPVKGAVVGLQYALGMHGFATLPRSRPAPGLEETRLAGAAAGAPDRHSS, encoded by the coding sequence ATGGCCGCCGACGCGATTCCCGAGCGCACCCGCCTGATCCCCGCGATGGCCCGCGGCTTCGTCGGCCGCTGCCCGCATTGCGGCCAGGGCCGGATCTTCGGCCGCTTCCTCAAGGTGCGGCCGGAATGCGACGTCTGCGGCCTGGAGTTGCACCACCACCGGGCCGACGACCTGCCGCCCTACGTGGTGATCTTCATCGTCGCCCACATCGTCGGCTACCTCATCCTGGAGACCGAGAGCGCCTACGATGTGCCGCTCTGGGTCGAGATGGGCGTGTGGCCGGTCTTCACCCTCGTCTTCGCGCTGGCCCTGCTCCAGCCCGTGAAGGGCGCCGTCGTCGGGCTGCAATACGCCCTTGGCATGCACGGCTTCGCCACGCTACCGCGGAGCCGCCCCGCCCCGGGGCTTGAGGAGACGCGCCTTGCCGGAGCCGCAGCGGGAGCCCCCGATCGTCACAGCTCCTGA
- a CDS encoding NUDIX hydrolase, with protein MPEPQREPPIVTAPERKPAAARLRPRDAATMIVIDRRGRGGPKVLMGRRNPNLAFMPGKFVFPGGRIELGDRHMPVAGALPDYAEAALTRQVSRPPHHLGRALALAAIRETYEETGLLLGTTEHGAPEDVPAGWEGFARHGVLPDLEALHLVARAITPPKRVRRFDTRFFTVDRRMVAAEEPGRVQADAEFTELAWVQLDAARKLDLPFITRAILDELEAQIAVDFAPYRMIPFHYERYGRRERVAL; from the coding sequence TTGCCGGAGCCGCAGCGGGAGCCCCCGATCGTCACAGCTCCTGAGCGGAAGCCCGCCGCGGCGCGCCTGCGGCCGCGCGACGCCGCGACCATGATCGTGATCGACCGGCGCGGACGGGGCGGCCCGAAGGTCCTGATGGGCCGGCGCAACCCCAACCTCGCCTTCATGCCGGGCAAGTTCGTCTTCCCGGGCGGCCGGATCGAGCTCGGCGACCGCCACATGCCGGTGGCCGGGGCGCTCCCGGACTACGCCGAGGCGGCGCTGACCCGGCAGGTGTCCCGACCCCCGCACCATCTCGGCCGGGCGCTGGCGCTCGCCGCGATCCGCGAGACCTACGAGGAGACCGGTCTGCTCCTCGGCACGACCGAGCACGGTGCGCCCGAGGACGTCCCGGCGGGCTGGGAGGGCTTCGCCCGGCACGGCGTCCTGCCCGACCTCGAGGCGCTGCACCTCGTCGCCCGCGCGATCACCCCGCCGAAGCGCGTGCGCCGCTTCGACACGCGCTTCTTCACGGTCGACCGCCGGATGGTGGCGGCCGAGGAGCCGGGGCGGGTTCAGGCCGACGCCGAGTTCACCGAACTTGCCTGGGTGCAGCTCGACGCGGCCCGCAAGCTCGACCTCCCCTTCATCACCCGCGCGATCCTCGACGAGCTGGAGGCGCAGATCGCCGTCGATTTCGCGCCCTACCGGATGATCCCCTTCCATTACGAGCGCTACGGGCGGCGCGAACGGGTGGCCTTGTGA
- a CDS encoding MFS transporter, with protein MAAISAAVTCVTVVGIGLSLSIPLLSIEMERRGASSTLIGLNTAVAGIASICTVPFVPRLAARVGVAPLLGLALLVGAISLALFPMLPGIALWFPLRFVFSATLGALFVLSEYWINAAAPPERRGLVMGIYATVLAAGFAVGPLLLALVGTEGLAPYATGAALMLAGGLPIALARGLSPTIETGSGRGILGYVRLAPGALAAALAYGAVETGIFAILPLYGLRLGYDAQGAAGLVSLIALGNVLFQIPFGWLADRLDRGAVLLGAGLAGAAGSALIPLAAGHPAAFGLLLLVWGGIAGTLYTVGLAMLGDRTPPNDLAGANAAFVVLYNVGLMLGPPVIGGGLDLVPPNGFALALLALFLAFAGWLAVTERRRVRS; from the coding sequence GTGGCGGCGATCTCGGCGGCCGTGACCTGCGTCACCGTCGTCGGCATCGGGCTCAGCCTGTCGATCCCGCTCCTCTCGATCGAGATGGAGCGGCGCGGCGCGTCGAGCACGCTGATCGGGCTCAACACCGCGGTGGCGGGCATCGCCAGCATCTGCACGGTGCCGTTCGTGCCGCGCCTCGCCGCGCGGGTCGGCGTCGCCCCGCTGCTCGGCCTGGCGCTCCTCGTCGGGGCGATCAGCCTCGCGCTGTTCCCGATGCTGCCGGGCATCGCCCTGTGGTTCCCCCTGCGCTTCGTCTTCTCGGCAACGCTCGGGGCGCTGTTCGTCCTCTCCGAGTACTGGATCAACGCCGCCGCCCCGCCGGAGCGGCGCGGCCTGGTGATGGGCATCTACGCCACCGTGCTGGCGGCGGGCTTCGCGGTCGGACCGCTGCTGCTGGCCCTGGTCGGGACCGAGGGGCTGGCGCCCTACGCGACGGGGGCCGCCCTCATGCTGGCCGGCGGCCTGCCCATCGCGCTGGCCCGCGGCCTGTCGCCGACGATCGAGACGGGCTCCGGCCGCGGCATCCTCGGCTACGTCCGGCTCGCCCCCGGCGCCCTGGCGGCGGCCCTGGCCTACGGGGCGGTGGAGACCGGCATCTTCGCCATCCTGCCGCTCTACGGCCTGCGCCTCGGCTACGACGCGCAAGGGGCGGCCGGCCTCGTCAGCCTGATCGCGCTGGGCAACGTGCTGTTCCAGATCCCGTTCGGCTGGCTCGCCGACCGCCTCGACCGGGGCGCGGTGCTTCTCGGCGCGGGCCTCGCGGGGGCGGCGGGCTCGGCCCTGATCCCGCTCGCGGCCGGACATCCGGCGGCGTTCGGCCTGCTGCTCCTCGTCTGGGGCGGCATCGCCGGCACCCTCTACACGGTCGGCCTCGCGATGCTGGGCGACCGCACGCCGCCGAACGACCTCGCGGGCGCCAACGCGGCCTTCGTGGTGCTCTACAATGTCGGGCTGATGCTGGGGCCGCCGGTGATCGGCGGCGGGCTCGATCTGGTGCCGCCGAACGGGTTCGCGCTGGCGCTGCTCGCCCTGTTCCTGGCCTTCGCGGGCTGGCTCGCCGTCACGGAGCGCCGGCGCGTCCGCTCTTGA
- the rpmG gene encoding 50S ribosomal protein L33, with the protein MAKAVTVKIKLVSTADTGYFYVTKKNSRTQTEKLTMRKYDPVARKHVDFKETKIK; encoded by the coding sequence ATGGCCAAGGCCGTCACCGTCAAGATCAAGCTCGTCTCCACCGCCGACACGGGCTATTTCTACGTCACCAAGAAGAACTCCCGCACGCAGACCGAGAAGCTGACGATGCGCAAGTACGACCCGGTCGCGCGCAAGCACGTCGATTTCAAGGAAACCAAGATCAAGTAA
- a CDS encoding LysR family transcriptional regulator yields the protein MIDKLDFLLALAREQHFGHAAEACGVTQQTLSAGVKQLENRFGVQLVLRGSRFQGFTPEGERVLEWARRIVADARAMHEEVTGLRRGLTGHLRIAAIPTALPMIVNLTTPYRERHPDVRLTVESATSADIFSLIENLEADAGLTYLDNEPLGRVISVPLYRERYRLVTAIGGPFEGRTSVTWAETSRLPLCLLTPNMQNRRIIDQQIREAGADPAATLESNSMIVLLTHVRTLRWASIMPEILVDALGPMEGVRTIPITAPDLEHTIGLVAPRREPSTPMVTALVAIARSLARTLDPDLAAPGPS from the coding sequence GTGATCGACAAGCTGGACTTCCTGCTCGCGCTCGCCCGCGAGCAGCATTTCGGGCACGCCGCCGAAGCCTGCGGCGTGACTCAGCAGACTCTCTCGGCCGGCGTGAAGCAGCTGGAGAACCGGTTCGGCGTGCAGCTCGTGCTGCGCGGCTCCCGCTTCCAGGGCTTCACCCCCGAGGGCGAGCGGGTCCTCGAATGGGCGCGGCGCATCGTGGCCGACGCGCGGGCCATGCACGAGGAGGTCACGGGCCTGCGCCGGGGCCTGACCGGCCATCTCCGCATCGCGGCGATCCCGACGGCGCTGCCGATGATCGTGAACCTCACGACGCCTTACCGCGAGCGGCACCCGGACGTGCGGCTGACGGTCGAATCGGCCACCTCCGCCGACATCTTCTCGCTGATCGAGAACCTGGAGGCGGATGCGGGCCTGACCTACCTCGACAACGAGCCCCTCGGGCGGGTGATCTCCGTCCCGCTCTACCGGGAGCGCTACCGCCTCGTGACGGCGATCGGCGGGCCCTTCGAGGGTCGCACCAGCGTCACCTGGGCCGAGACCAGCCGCCTGCCCCTCTGCCTGCTCACGCCGAACATGCAGAACCGGCGGATCATCGACCAGCAGATCCGCGAGGCGGGTGCGGATCCCGCCGCGACCCTCGAGTCGAACTCGATGATCGTGCTGCTGACCCACGTGCGCACCCTGCGCTGGGCCTCGATCATGCCGGAGATCCTGGTCGACGCCCTGGGCCCCATGGAGGGCGTGCGCACGATCCCGATCACCGCACCCGACCTGGAGCACACGATCGGCCTCGTCGCCCCGCGGCGCGAGCCGTCCACGCCGATGGTGACGGCGCTCGTGGCTATCGCGCGGTCCCTGGCACGGACGCTCGATCCGGATCTGGCCGCGCCGGGCCCTTCCTGA
- a CDS encoding OFA family MFS transporter, with translation MGAGVAGAIAPEGTPSLLSRERIVAKPGFNRWLVPPAALAIHLCIGMAYGLSVFWLPLTRALSVGKPAPAACPDMGVMTALFTTTCDWRVSDLVTVFSIGIVVLGLSAALFGGWLERAGPRKAGIAAALCWGGGFLIGAFGVYIHQLWLVWLGMGLIGGIGLGLGYISPVSTLIKWFPDRRGMATGMAIMGFGGGAMIGSPLADSLIKSFRTADSAGVWQTLAVMGVGYILFMLGGAFGYRVPPAGWRPDGWTSPTAKNAMIASGHVHLRDAHKTVQFWMIWLVLFLNVSAGIGVLALASPMLQEIFGGELIGLPGTGFSALDAGQKAQVAAIAAGFVGLLSLFNILGRFFWASMSDRIGRKVTYAIFFALGGLLYAAAPWAAGIGSQALFVAIFCVILSMYGGGFATVPAYLADVFGTQFVGAIHGRLLTAWSMAGIVGPFVITKIREAQVAAGVQGADLYGRTMYVLASFLAVGFLCNLLVRPLAQRWFMSDSERASLDVRAGATASGPSGSFGIGRGGFSAGAALAWAVVGIPIVWGIGITLSKAFILFR, from the coding sequence ATGGGTGCTGGAGTGGCAGGCGCGATCGCGCCTGAGGGAACGCCGAGTCTGTTGTCGCGCGAGCGGATCGTCGCCAAGCCGGGCTTCAACCGGTGGCTGGTGCCGCCGGCGGCGCTGGCGATCCATCTCTGCATCGGGATGGCCTACGGCCTGTCGGTGTTCTGGCTGCCGCTGACCCGGGCGCTCTCCGTGGGCAAGCCGGCGCCCGCCGCCTGCCCCGACATGGGCGTGATGACGGCCCTGTTCACCACCACCTGCGACTGGCGGGTCAGCGACCTCGTCACGGTCTTCTCCATCGGCATCGTCGTGCTCGGTCTCTCGGCCGCCCTGTTCGGCGGCTGGCTGGAGCGAGCCGGACCGCGCAAGGCCGGCATCGCGGCGGCCCTCTGCTGGGGCGGCGGCTTCCTGATCGGCGCCTTCGGCGTCTACATCCACCAGCTCTGGCTGGTCTGGCTCGGCATGGGCCTGATCGGCGGCATCGGCCTCGGGCTCGGCTACATCTCGCCGGTCTCGACCCTGATCAAGTGGTTCCCGGACCGGCGCGGCATGGCGACCGGCATGGCGATCATGGGCTTCGGCGGCGGCGCGATGATCGGCTCGCCCCTGGCCGACAGCCTGATCAAGAGCTTCCGGACCGCCGATTCGGCCGGCGTCTGGCAGACCCTCGCGGTGATGGGCGTGGGGTACATCCTGTTCATGCTGGGCGGCGCGTTCGGCTACCGGGTGCCGCCGGCCGGCTGGCGCCCGGACGGCTGGACCAGCCCGACCGCCAAGAACGCCATGATCGCTTCGGGGCACGTCCACCTGCGCGACGCCCACAAGACCGTCCAGTTCTGGATGATCTGGCTCGTCCTGTTCCTCAACGTGTCGGCCGGCATCGGCGTGCTGGCGCTGGCCTCGCCGATGCTCCAGGAGATCTTCGGCGGCGAGCTGATCGGCCTGCCCGGCACCGGCTTCTCGGCCCTCGACGCCGGCCAGAAGGCGCAGGTCGCGGCCATCGCGGCCGGCTTCGTCGGCCTGCTCTCACTCTTCAACATCCTGGGCCGGTTCTTCTGGGCCTCGATGTCGGACCGCATCGGGCGGAAGGTCACCTACGCGATCTTCTTTGCCCTGGGCGGCCTCCTGTACGCGGCGGCACCCTGGGCCGCCGGCATCGGCTCGCAGGCGCTGTTCGTCGCGATCTTCTGCGTGATCCTGTCCATGTACGGCGGCGGCTTCGCGACCGTGCCGGCCTATCTCGCCGACGTGTTCGGCACGCAGTTCGTGGGCGCCATCCACGGGCGCCTGCTCACCGCCTGGTCGATGGCCGGCATCGTCGGGCCCTTCGTCATCACCAAGATCCGCGAGGCGCAGGTCGCCGCGGGCGTGCAGGGGGCCGATCTCTACGGCCGGACCATGTACGTGCTGGCGAGCTTCCTGGCGGTCGGCTTCCTCTGCAACCTGCTCGTCCGGCCCCTGGCGCAACGCTGGTTCATGTCCGATTCCGAGCGGGCCTCCCTGGACGTCCGCGCCGGCGCCACGGCCTCGGGGCCGTCCGGCTCCTTCGGGATCGGCCGTGGCGGCTTCAGCGCGGGGGCCGCGCTGGCCTGGGCGGTGGTCGGCATCCCGATCGTCTGGGGCATCGGCATCACCCTGTCGAAGGCGTTCATCCTGTTCCGCTGA
- the acnA gene encoding aconitate hydratase AcnA: MPSLDSFKARQTLEAGGKTYTYYSIPAAEKNGLASAAALPFSMKVILENLLRYEDDRSVKKADIEAAVAWLDQKGKAEVEIAFRPSRVLMQDFTGVPAVVDLAAMRDAMVALGGDPQKINPLVPVDLVIDHSVIVDEFGTPKALADNVALEYERNGERYTFLKWGQSAFDNFSVVPPGTGICHQVNLEYLAQTVWTKSENGADVAYPDSLVGTDSHTTMVNGMAVLGWGVGGIEAEAAMLGQPLSMLIPEVVGFKLSGKLPEGTTATDLVLTVTQMLRKKGVVGKFVEFYGPGLDDMAVADRATISNMAPEYGATCGFFPVDQKTIDFLKVTGRSDDRIALVEAYAKAQGMWRDARTPDPVFTDTLELDMGQVRPSLAGPKRPQDRVLLDGAKLGFAASMETEFKKAADLARRYPVEGTNFDIGHGDVVIAAITSCTNTSNPSVMIGAGLLARNAVAKGLRSKPWVKTSLAPGSQVVGEYLEKSGLQEPLDALGFNLVGFGCTTCIGNSGPLPEAISKAINDNDVVAAAVLSGNRNFEGRVNPDVRANYLASPPLVVAYALAGSLQIDITTEPLGQGSDGKPVYLKDIWPSSAEVQQFIEENITSALFKSRYADVFGGDQNWKDVEVTEAETFAWNPGSTYVQNPPYFVGMEKTPKPVEDIEGARILGLFLDSITTDHISPAGNIRAASPAGEYLQSHQVRVQDFNQYGTRRGNHEVMMRGTFANIRIKNQMVKDASGGVVEGGWTHFQPSGEKMFIYDAAMKYAEQGTPLVIFAGKEYGTGSSRDWAAKGTKLLGVRAVVAESFERIHRSNLVGMGVVPLVFQGDTSWQSLGLKGDETVTIKGLAGELKPRQTLTAEIKSADGSVKQVPLTCRIDTLDELEYFRNGGILPYVLRSLAA; the protein is encoded by the coding sequence GTGCCCTCACTCGACAGCTTCAAGGCCCGCCAGACGCTCGAAGCCGGCGGCAAGACCTACACCTACTATTCCATTCCCGCGGCCGAGAAGAACGGCCTCGCCTCGGCGGCCGCGCTGCCCTTCTCCATGAAGGTGATCCTGGAGAACCTGCTCCGCTACGAGGACGACCGCTCGGTCAAGAAGGCCGACATCGAGGCCGCCGTCGCCTGGCTCGACCAGAAGGGCAAGGCCGAGGTCGAGATCGCGTTCCGCCCCTCCCGCGTGCTGATGCAGGACTTCACCGGCGTCCCGGCGGTGGTCGACCTCGCGGCCATGCGCGACGCCATGGTGGCGCTCGGCGGCGACCCGCAGAAGATCAACCCGCTGGTGCCGGTGGACCTCGTCATCGACCACTCGGTGATCGTCGACGAGTTCGGCACCCCGAAGGCGCTCGCCGACAACGTCGCCCTCGAATACGAGCGCAACGGCGAGCGCTACACCTTCCTGAAATGGGGCCAGTCGGCCTTTGACAACTTCTCGGTGGTCCCCCCGGGCACCGGCATCTGCCACCAGGTGAACCTGGAATACCTTGCCCAGACCGTCTGGACGAAGTCGGAGAACGGCGCCGACGTCGCCTATCCCGACTCGCTCGTCGGCACCGATTCGCACACCACCATGGTCAACGGGATGGCCGTGCTGGGCTGGGGCGTCGGCGGCATCGAGGCCGAGGCGGCCATGCTCGGCCAGCCGCTCTCGATGCTGATCCCCGAGGTCGTGGGCTTCAAGCTCTCGGGCAAGCTGCCCGAGGGCACCACCGCCACCGACCTCGTGCTCACCGTCACCCAGATGCTGCGCAAGAAGGGCGTGGTCGGCAAGTTCGTGGAGTTCTACGGCCCCGGCCTCGACGACATGGCGGTCGCCGACCGGGCCACGATCTCCAACATGGCCCCCGAGTACGGCGCGACCTGCGGCTTCTTCCCGGTCGACCAGAAGACCATCGACTTCCTGAAGGTCACCGGCCGCTCCGACGACCGGATCGCCCTGGTCGAGGCCTACGCCAAGGCGCAGGGTATGTGGCGCGACGCCCGGACACCCGACCCGGTCTTCACCGACACGCTGGAGCTCGACATGGGCCAGGTCCGGCCCTCGCTCGCCGGCCCGAAGCGCCCGCAGGACCGCGTGCTGCTCGACGGCGCCAAGCTCGGCTTCGCCGCCTCGATGGAGACCGAGTTCAAGAAGGCCGCCGACCTCGCGCGCCGCTACCCGGTCGAGGGCACCAACTTCGACATCGGGCACGGTGACGTGGTGATCGCCGCGATCACGAGCTGCACCAACACGTCGAACCCCTCGGTGATGATCGGCGCGGGCCTGCTCGCCCGCAACGCCGTCGCCAAGGGCCTGCGCTCCAAGCCGTGGGTGAAGACCTCGCTCGCGCCCGGCTCGCAGGTGGTCGGCGAGTACCTGGAGAAGTCCGGCCTGCAGGAGCCGCTCGACGCGCTCGGCTTCAACCTCGTGGGCTTCGGCTGCACGACCTGCATCGGCAATTCCGGCCCGCTGCCGGAGGCGATCTCGAAGGCGATCAACGACAACGACGTCGTCGCCGCGGCGGTGCTCTCGGGCAACCGCAACTTCGAGGGCCGCGTGAACCCTGACGTGCGGGCGAACTACCTCGCCTCGCCGCCGCTCGTGGTGGCCTACGCGCTGGCCGGCTCGCTGCAGATCGACATCACCACGGAGCCGCTGGGCCAGGGCTCGGACGGCAAGCCCGTCTACCTCAAGGACATCTGGCCGTCCTCGGCCGAGGTCCAGCAGTTCATCGAGGAGAACATCACCTCCGCGCTGTTCAAGTCCCGCTACGCGGACGTGTTCGGCGGCGACCAGAACTGGAAGGACGTCGAGGTCACCGAGGCCGAGACCTTCGCGTGGAACCCGGGCTCCACCTACGTGCAGAACCCGCCCTACTTCGTCGGCATGGAGAAGACCCCGAAGCCCGTCGAGGACATCGAGGGTGCGCGCATCCTCGGCCTGTTCCTCGACTCGATCACCACCGACCACATCTCGCCGGCGGGCAACATCCGCGCGGCCTCGCCGGCCGGCGAGTACCTGCAGTCGCACCAAGTGCGCGTGCAGGACTTCAACCAGTACGGCACGCGGCGCGGCAACCACGAGGTGATGATGCGGGGCACCTTCGCCAACATCCGCATCAAGAACCAGATGGTGAAGGACGCCTCCGGCGGCGTGGTCGAGGGCGGGTGGACGCATTTCCAGCCGTCCGGCGAGAAGATGTTCATCTACGACGCGGCGATGAAGTACGCCGAACAGGGCACGCCGCTCGTGATCTTCGCCGGCAAGGAGTACGGCACCGGCTCGTCGCGCGACTGGGCGGCGAAGGGCACGAAGCTGCTCGGCGTCCGCGCCGTGGTGGCCGAGAGCTTCGAGCGCATCCACCGCTCGAACCTCGTCGGGATGGGCGTGGTGCCGCTGGTCTTCCAGGGCGACACGAGCTGGCAGTCGCTGGGCCTGAAGGGTGACGAGACCGTCACCATCAAGGGCCTCGCCGGCGAGCTGAAGCCCCGCCAGACGCTCACCGCGGAGATCAAGTCCGCCGACGGCTCGGTGAAGCAGGTCCCGCTGACCTGCCGCATCGATACGCTCGACGAGCTCGAGTACTTCCGCAACGGCGGCATCCTGCCCTACGTGCTGCGCTCGCTCGCGGCGTGA